The following DNA comes from Chitinophaga nivalis.
ATTACCGATATCCCCCTGGATTATGATAATCCCGTGGCGGACTTTTGCGGTACCTGTACCCGCTGCCTCGATGCCTGTCCTACCGGCGCACTGGTAGCACCGGGCGTAGTAGATGGCAGCCGCTGTATTTCCTATTATACCATAGAGCTGAAAGAACAACTGATTCCTGATAAGATGAAAGGACAGTTTGATAACTGGATGTTTGGCTGTGATACCTGCCAGGATGTATGTCCGTGGAATCGCTTTGCCAAGGCACACCAGGAGGCTGCCTTTACGCCGATACCTGCTATCCTGAACTTCACTACCAAAGACTGGGAAGCCCTCACGGAAGAAAGCTTTAAGACCATTTTCCGGCACTCCCCCATGAAGCGCAGCAAGTATGCCGGCATTCGCAGGAACCTGAAATTCCTGGAAGATTAATGTCTCTTTTTACGGTGTCTCTGTGGTACCTGGTCCAACAACCAACGGCTAAGATCCACTGCTGCTGCATAGTTCTGATAAACCGGCGGTAGCCTTTTACCATCTGTATATTCATTATAAAACCAGGGATCTCCTACGGCGAACACAGTTCCTTTTCCTACCTGTGCCACCGCCATGATCACATTTCCGCCATCTTCATAAACCGCCTTCGCGGGTGGCTGAATAGTGAGTGTAGCTAATTCTTTTATATATACCTGTACTACATGCGGGAAAATAACGTGATGTGGTTCGATACGGAAAGCGCCCTGTTCCCAATGACGCCCCTGTACCCGGTGGTAACTGTCCGGGTTAAAATGGATTCCAAATTTTTCACTGAGCCGGTTAAAGTGCCGCTGCTCTGCATTTGCGCTGTCGTTGCCCAATAATACCAATACGCCACCCGCCTGCACCCATTTGTATATCGCGGCGGCGGCTTCTTCCTGCATCATATGTGGCGCCGGCGACTCCTGTTCCGTATCCGGATCTACGATGATATAAATACTGGTATGCGCCAAAGCAGCGGCAGATGGTGCTATCGCGAGCGTATCTCTACTGGCTCCCAGCGAATCAAAAATATGTCCCCATAATGAAAAGCCGCCGCTCTCCTGCTCTTCCCAGGTATAATGCCAGCGGATCGTATTACCAGTTTTATCTTTTTTAAACTCATGGTTATAATAATAATCCAGTGTAACCCTTCCTTTATTTTGAGCGGTAGCTGACGCAGGTAACATGATAACTATGCAACTGTATAGCAGGGAAAACAGCAATCGATACATAACCTTTCAGATTGAACAAATAAAATACAACATCGCCTTTATTACTTATGGTACTGATTTACCCATTTCATACCGTATTATAACATTTGCTGTAGTAGCGGATTTAAGGTGTAATGAAAATACGTCTGCCAGATATCTGACAGGTAATCAGCGCTGAAATGACACTTGAATTTTGTACTATTTAATGATCCCTTTAATTTTGGCACCCACGAATAAACAAGGAGGATCAATGATTACATTCAGTATACAAAAACGAAGGCCATTAATTAACGGGACCTCCATAAATGATACGATAAGTCTTTTTCTGATTATACACGCTATGTTCTTCATTGTAATGAACAGTTGGTACAAAGCACATATACTATGGGTAGAATTGGGCTTTGTAGGTTCAGTTCTATTAAGTATGTTAAGCAAAAAACAACGATATATATACCAAATCAGTCTTAACAATGATGCAAACACATGTATCATTCGTTATTACCAGTTTCTTTTCCTACAATTTGAAAAGACGATATCTTATGAAGATTTAAGTTTTTTATACGAAAGAACTTTGTACAGGAAAGGAACATCCCCCCTTACATTAAGAATAAAGGAGCATGGAAAAATGATAGCGGAAATCAGGGAGAAATATAACCTGGGATGGTCTAATGAAGAAATAGCTGTTATACAGGAAGCATTAAAAAAAGTAAAAGATGGAAGTATTGACCATAAAATGTAAGGCGGTTTATCTTAATAAACTCCTGCTGGGATTATATTTCACCGGGGGTATTGCAGGATTATTACTATTGCTGTTATTAAAAATCGATAAGAGCTATAGTTACTTCCTAACAATGCTCCTTATTTTCATCGGGACAGTGGCAGTATTTTATTTGAACAAGCATGAGCTAACACTTATTCAGAAAAGCGGAGATCATTTGACGTTCAGCTTTATTAATAAATCCTTCTTTAAAAGAAACGATTTTAGTTGCGCTATTACCGATATTGTATGTAATCAGACAGCAGATAAACTAACATTCGAGTATAATAACAAGGTGTTTGCACTGGCAAGAAAACCGGCGATGGATGATAGTGCATGGAAAACGCTAACCCTAATCTTTAAATGAGAAAAATAAATTAGTATCAGCATTTGAAGCGTCGAACAGTCTATCGTTGCAGTGTGTCAGAACTACACATTATTCTATGACCTTTATTAGTATTATCAATAGCGGTTTACGCTCAATATACTGGAATGATACTATTACCTTTTCCATCAGTCTTACCATTAACCCAAAAAGATTGGCGATATTTATAAGACTCAACTAAATACAAATACTTATATATCAATATTATATAAAAATATATATTTTACAATAAGATAAGACTAGGATTTGGCGGCATATGTTGATCTATACCTCATGTATCGCCAGCGTATCCCTCTTCACTCCCAGCGAATCAAAAATATGTCCCCATAATGAAAAACCTCCGCTCTCCTGCTCTTCCCAGGTATAATGCCAGCAGATCGTATTACCGGTTTTATCCTGTTTAAATTCATGGTTATAATAATAATCCCGTGTAACCGTTAATTTATTTTGAGCGGTCACCGGTAAGGACAACATGATAATTATGCAGCCATATAGCAGGCAACACAACAGTCGATACATAACCTTTCCCATTGAAAAAATAATGTACGACATCGGTTGCAGTATTGATGGTACTGATTTACCTATTTCATACACTATTATAACATCCTTTACTGTGGCCGATTTCAAGCTTTAACAAAAATATATCTGCTAAATACTTGACATTGGTTTTAGCATCACCTACTTTTGTATCACAAGTGGCGACTTCATCGTTGCCTTATAAACCAGTAAAATCATTTATTATATACCGGTAACGCCGGAACGAATAGTTGATAAACTTTTTATGGACCTGAGTGCCATAACGTGGAATTTTAGCAATAAAGGTCGAATTCTTTCGACCTTTCTTTTTTGTCTGTACCCTATCCCCTGTTGAAAACCCAGTCTGTTACAGTGGATTTAACATACTTGTACTTTGATCTCCTACCATAATAGTTTTCCGTCGCTTACAGGTTTATGGATGGAAGCCCCGTTCATATCATCGGGGAGAAAAATAAATCTGCCTGCTCTCCTTCATTCCGTTATCTCGTCATACCTCCGTTTTTTGATCACTGCGGTTAGTGTTTAATCCTACGGCATTACCTTTAGTGTCACATACCTACAACCTAGCGACATTTTTATTAATCATTACTATTATTTGGTCACCCAACCGCTTTATATGGAATCCAGCTGCTATACATGCTTTGTATAAACATGTTTTGTACACCCTTTTGATAACCCAAAATCCTTTAACATGAAAAGAATTTCCTTTTTACTTTGCACTGTTATTTTAGCCGGGTTTGTCAGTTGCCGGAAAGATGCTGCGCCTAATCCCGGCACCGGTAGGTCTTCAGAAAAGACAGACCAGATTGATATTGCCGAAAAACTAACTTCCGGAAAACATACCCTTGAATTTAGCTCACCCAACCGTGGTAGCGGACAACAGGATTGCCTGGTTAATAGTATCTTTCCAACCAGCAACCTGTCCAGCAACCCCGACCTGGCCGCATCAGCATGGACCTATCAGGGTACATTCGGCATTGCGAGAGATTTTTTTAAATTCCCTGGCATCAGCTATCTCCCAGCCGGCACAACAATAAATGCGGCGACGTTGTATTTTTATGGCCTGGCGCCAGGTACTGCTGTTGCAAATAATACCGGAAATTCTTTTTATCCCGGTTCTCCGTATAACCCTTTCGGTGATAATGCCGGCTGGGTGAAAAGAGTCACCGGACCCTGGGAAGAAAATACGATCACCTGGAGTAACCAACCAGGAACTACCAGTCTTAATCAGGCAGGAGTCGCCGCCTCCACCTCACAATGGGATTATAATACAACCGTTAATGTAACGGCATTGGTGCAGGATATTGTTAACAGTGGACAGAATTATGGATTCTCTCTGCAACAGCAGGTAGAAAGCTATTACAGAAACCTCAATTTCGCGGGTCACCGGCACTCCGATCCGGCCAGATGGCCCAAACTTACCATAACATTTACCATTCCTTAATCGTTTCCGGGGCGGGCGGAAATGGATGAAAATACTGCGCAGCTTCCCGGCAAAATCACCTACAATATCAGGTCTGAAAGGGTTGCAGGTATATTACCTTCGACTCTTTCAGGTACCCTCATCTTTATTATGATTGGATTGGGCGGAAGCAGATATATCACTTTTGACTGGAGGACAGCCCAATCAACTCCAGGTTGCCGAAGTTTGAAGCACGTTGGTTTTAATGCTTTGAAACGAAGTAAAACAAAATACTATTGAAGATAACTATCATTGCATGCAATACAAGAAAATCCATCGCATGTCCTGATGCATAAAGCCGACCTTCCTTTTTTAGCTGCTCCCCGTATGATCCGTTAACAGGGCATTACAGCAGCATAGCAGCTGGTATTCCGCTACTGCCGGCAGCTTTCAGCCATTCGTTATTCGTCTTTCTTTTCCTTATCTTTCCAGACTAACATACTGTTAAGTCATGGAAATTAAAGTTCTGACCGCACCCGGACTGGGTGGTTCTGGTCCTTTACATTGGCAATCCCGCTGGGAGCAATCGATTCCAGGTACCCTACGCATAGAACAATCTGACTGGGATACCCCTTCCTTAAATAACTGGATCAATAAGCTGGAGGCAGCGATCAGTGCAGCCGGGCCACAGGTAGTGATTGCCGCACATAGCCTGGGCTGTATAGCGCTTGCACATTGGGCCCAGCAAACCCATCTGACCATTGCGGGCGCCCTGTTGGTAGCACCGCCGGATGTGGAGCGCCCCGACTTCCCCGAAGTGGCCGCCAGCTTCAACCCCGTGCCGCTGAAAAAATTACCTTTCAAAAGTATCCTGATAGCCAGTACCAATGATGCCTATTGCTCACTGGAACGTGCCGCACTGCTGGCGAAACACTGGGGCAGCAGCTTTGTGAATGCCGGTGCCAAAGGCCATATTAATGCCGACTCTAACCTGGAAGAATGGCAGGAAGGGAAAGACCTGCTGAGTGAACTGGTACATAACCGGGTCACCTTATAAGCGATCCATCTGCCCGCGTATTTTGCTACCCGCTGCTTCGTTTAACCTGTAATACACTTTTTCCGGTACCCCATTGCTGTTGTCGCTGTTACCCGCGATACGTCTTTCTTTTGCCTGGTTTTATGATGCTTTATCTTTACCAGTTAAACTTCCTATATTTAGCCTTTAAACAGCCAATCTAAATCGATTTTCTATCCATATCAGACAACAATTAACATAAACATAAAGCGTGGCAATGAGGTGACTAGATGAGTTTACTACTACCTTTGAACCCGCATATGAAGTTTATATCAGTGAAAAGGGAGTCTATGGCAGCAAGTAACTTATGGCAGGCATTTCAAAGTGGTGACACCACTGCCTTTGAACAAATTTTTCACGCACATTGGGACCGGTTGGTACAATATACCAGCAGTATTATTACAGATGAAGCACTGGCCCAGGATATATTGCAGAACTTTTTTATTGAACTATGGGAAAAACGCAGTACGCTGCCTATCCCCCGGGACATCAGCGCCTTCCTGGTTTTCCTGCTCAAACTACGTATTCTGAATGCACTCCGGAAAGAAGATATCCGCAGCCGGCATGAACAACAATTTGCCGCTTTACTCCAGTCACATACCAACTCCGCTGCCGAAGCACTACAAACAAAAGAAGTCTATTCCCAGCTGCAGCAATACATGGACCTGCTGCCGCCCCGTATTAAACAGGTCTTCCAGCTAAGCCGCTTTGAACACAAGACCATTCCTGAAATTGCCGACATCATGCAGGCCTCTGAACAAACCATCCGGAACCAACTCAACACGGCCAACAAACGCTTAAAACTGCAATTGAAATCCTCCTTCCTTTCGTTCTTCCTCTAAAGCCAATATTACCGAATTGTTAAGTCCGGAAAACGGATAGTTAAAGCTATTTCCGGATGTGACATTACTACAGAAACAGGGATTGCAAAATTGACGGAAGTGGATCAAACGGAATTAAAACATTTACTGGAGAAATACGAAGCAGGCAAATGTACTGCGGAAGAAATCGTGTTGTTATTTGCCTGGATGGACCGCATGGACGCCACCGCGCAGGAAACACCCCGGCCTTCTCTGCAACAGGATGCTGTGAAATCCGCCGTCATGGCACATATCCATACGCCGGTAAAAAAATGGTACCAGGCCCGTAAATGGATAGCCGCCGCCGTGCTATTACCCGCCTGCCTCAGTATTGTCTGGTGGCAGCAACAGGTACGGCATTCCCGCACACCGGCTATTGCGTGGTTAAAAAGCAGCACAGGCAAACAGGAAATCAAACAGGTACAACTGCCTGATGGTACCATCGCCTGGCTCAATGCGGCTTCCACGCTGGAGTATCCGGCCAGCTTTGATACCCGCGAAAGACTGGTAAAAATACAGGGACAGGTATTCTTTGATGTACAACAAAACAAAGAACAACCCTTTACCGTACAATCGGGCGACTTCCGGGTACAGGTGTTGGGTACCGCTTTCCTCGTCCGGCATATAGCCGGCCAGCCAACCCGGGTAGCAGTAGCCAGCGGGAAGGTGCAGGTTTCACACAAAGCTGCCGTGCTGGCCACCTTGTTACCAGCCGATCAGCTTACCTGTACGGGTAATCGCACCATAATCAGTAAAACAGACACCAGTGCACTCAGCGCCTGGACCAAGGGAGATATGGTGATCAGCAATGCCACGCTGCAACAGGTGTTGTGGGAACTGGAAAATTTCTATGGCATTACCTTCCATAGTGATTTCAATATGGATCAGGGACACCTGAACCTCAGTTTCAACAGCAACATGTCGTTGCAGGACAAACTGGATATCATCTCCACCATCAGCATTACGCCGAAGGTAAGGTTCAGGAAAAAAGGAAATAGTATATACGAAGTATACCAATAAACTAAACATACATCAGCACCAGCAAAAATGCAACGCCCGACAGCGTAAGGCTATTGCTATGCCCATTAGACAGACCACTTAATTTAATACCAATACAATTATGCATTCCAATTTACTTCACCATCTGAGGCATCCGAAAAAAAAGATCAAGCCACTGCTGATGCTGATGCTCGCAGCCGCTCCCTTTACCGAAAGCTTTTCCGCTTTCAGCCAGGCGCTCAAACACGTAGTACCAGGCATGGAAGTTAAACAGGGACAGCTCACCAATGCCATCGCCATGCTGGAAAAAAAAGGCGCTATTAAAATCTCCTTTGACCAGCAGGCACTTGCCAACATGCGGGTTGAAAAAAGATCCTGGAAAAATGAAACGGTAGCACGTATCCTGTCGGATTTGTTAAGTAATACCGGATTGCAGTTTGAAGAAAGACAAAACACCATTATCATTTACCCGGTGAGCGGCACACCTGCTCCTGCTTCCTTCAGCAACCTGAATCAGGAACGCAAAATTACCGGTAAGGTAAGTGACAACAGCGGCCCCCTGGTAGGCGCCGTAGTAGCCATTAAAGGCACTACCAAAGGAGCCATTACCGATGCACAGGGTAATTTCTCCATCAATACCGGCAACACCGGTGATGTTGTACTCACCGTTTCCATGATTGGGTATAAAACACAGGAGATTACCTACACAGGTACTCCCCTGAACATCTCCCTGGAAATCAGCAGCAAAGAGCTGAACCAGGTACTGGTAGTAGGTTATGGTTCTCAAAGCAAAACCAAAATATCCGGCGCCATCACTGATGTAAAACTGGATAAACTCTCTTCCCGTTCTGTAAACAGCGTTGCAGAAGCCTTACAGGGTAAAGCACCCGGCGTAACTGTACAAAACCAGGGTGGTGATCCTACCTCTCCTCCTAAAGTATATATCCGTGGTATTGGCGGTATTAACGGAGAAGATCCTTTATATATAGTAGATGGTGTTATTTATAATGGCCTCATCAACCCGGCCGATATCGAATCTATTTCCGTACTGAAAGATGCTGCTGCCGCTATTTATGGTATGCGCGCATCCGGTGGGGTGGTATTGATTACGACCAAAAAAGGAAAGGCTGGCAAGATGACCGTGAACCTGGACGCTAAAGTAGGCGTACAGGAAGCCTGGAAAACCTTGAAGGTATTGAATGCCGAAGAGTTTAACAGCGTGATGAACCAGGCCGCCGACAACTCCGGCAAACCCAGAAGGGATGGCTACGACGCCACTAAAAACCCTTATGGCGCCGTGACCCGTACCGACTGGATGAAAGAAATTTTCCGCACGGCCAAAGTACAGGAATACAACCTGGACATTGCCGGTGGTAATGATAAGTCTAAATACTTCATCGGAATGGGCTACCGCAAACAGGATGGTATTTTGCTGAATACTTTCAATGAGCGCTATAACTTCCGTTTAAATTCCGATCACCAGCTGAATTCCTGGCTGAAATTCGGAGAGAATATGTCTTATGCCTATTCCAACGGCAACGGCGCCAATACCACCAGTGCCTATACCGGTGCTGTTATTGCTGCCGCATTTTATACACCCAGCGTAACACCGTATAATCCGGATGGCTCCTTTGCCGGACTGCCGATCGACTTTGCCGGCAGCTATGGCGATGTGATCAACCCGGTTGCCTATCTGCACAGACTGGATTATAAAACGCCGAAAAGCTACCTCCTCATCAATCCCTATGTGGAAATAAAGTTACCGGCAAATCTCCTGTTCCGTTCCAACCTGGCTTTCAATAAAGTATTTGATAACCAGAAAGAATTTACCTCCAGGGTACCGGAGATTGGAAAAGTAGCCAGCTCCAACAACCTGCGGTTCTACAATGGTAACACCAATGATTTACTCGCAGAACAAACCCTTACCTATACCAAACAGCTGAACCAACATCATATCGATGCGGTTGCAGGTTATAGCTACCAGAAGAAAACATTGGATTTTATTCAACTGGTTATGACCGGCTATGATGACGAACGTCCGGGGTACCGTTACCCGCAGAATGGCTCCGGTTATGATAAAGACGGCATGAATGGTGGTAAAAAATTAGAAGCGATGGAGTCTTTCTTCGCCCGTGTTAACTACGACTATAAAGCCAAATACCTGTTTACCTTGCTGGGACGCCGGGATGGCAGCTCTCTCGTAGCACCGCAAAACCGTTATCAAAACTACTACTCTGCTTCCGCAGGCTGGGTAATTACGAATGAAGATTTCTTAAAAAACCAGCACATTGAAAATGTACTCAGCTTCCTGAAACTCCGCGCCAGTTATGGTAAACTGGGTAACCTGGGAAGTTTGATACCAGGTGTAGTGGATCCACAAATGAAACAAACCACCTCTTACTTTGGTCAGTCTTCCAACATTGCCGGTGGCTATGCAGAAAAGGCCATTGCGAACCCGTATGTGAACTGGGCCAATTCCAAACAGCTCAATATGGGTCTGGATGCAGGTTTCCTAAATAACCAGTTAACCCTCACTGCCGACTACTTTGTAAAGACTACAGATGACATGCTGCTGGAAAAAACGCCGCAGCCAACAGACGGGGTAACAGTAGCCACCTTTTACAATGCCGGTAAAGTGAGAGATAAAGGATTTGAGCTGGGCTTAACGTATAACAACAAGCCTGCAGCCGCTTTCCAATACAGCATCAATGCCAATATCTCCAGCGTAAAGAATGAATTACTGTCGCTTAGCGGGAATGATAAAGTATACAACACTTCCAACATTAACGTGCGCAGCTCCCTCACACCGGTACGCGTTGAAGTAGGCCACCCGCTCTTCTCCTACTACCTGGTGAAAACGGATGGTATCTTCCAGACACAACAGGAAGTAACGGATCATAAAGTACAACCGAAAGCGCAACCGGGCGATCTCCGCTTTGTGGATGCCAACGGAGATGGTAAAATAGATAATGAAGACCGTCAGTTCGTAGGTACTCCTTATCCTAAGTTCTCCTATGGTTTCAGCTTCAACGCCAGCTATAAAGGGTTCGACTTCAACATCTTTGCACAGGGCGTACATGGCAACAAAATATTCAATGCATTGAAATACACGGGCCTGGCGCCACTGGTAACCGGTCAGGGATACAACCTGCTGGCAGATGTGAAAAAGGCCTGGACACCTGAAAATACCAACACCGGTATCCCACGTGTTACCCTCGGCGACCGTAACAATAACTTCGGTACCAACTCTGACTTTTACCTGGAAGATGGCTCTTATCTGCGCATCAAGAACATCTCCCTGGGTTATACTTTACCGGACGCACTCATCGCCCGTACAGGTCTGAAAAAATTACGTGTATACGTAACCGGGAATAACGTTTTCACCTTCACCAAATACAGTGGCATGGATCCGGAAGTAGGTACCGACAATTATGGTATTGACCTGGGCCGCTATCCACAGGCAAGAAGTTTCCTCGTGGGTCTGAACGTGAATTTCTAAACCATCCAACACAACAACATGAGAAAGATTATCAACACCCTCGCACTGATAGCTACCGTAGCCGCCACCAGCAGCTGCAATAAAAAACTGGATGTTATACAGGAAGGTACGCCTACTGTAGCTGACTTCTGGCAAACAGAAAAAAGTATTGTCAAAGGATTGAATGCCGCCTACCAGCCATTTGATGATGAAAACTTCTATGGCCGCGGATGTTTCTGGTTTATTGACGCCTGCGATGACATGATTGTGGGCCGTGGTAAACCCGAAGCGGAATACATCAAAAATTTCGATCGTTCGTTTATTGGTGGTAGTTATACAGAAGGTCAGTGGGACCTGCGGTATAACGTCATCAAACGCGCCAATGATATCCTGCGCTATGCGCCAGCTATCCCGATGAGTACCGAAAACAGAAACCGTTACATGGGTGAAGCTTACTTCCTCAGCGGTCTGATGTACTATCAACTGGCTTATAACTACGGGGATGAGAACGCAGGGGTACCTATTGTGGATAAATACAATCCTACTCCCGGTGTAACCTTGCCACGGGCGCAGAATGTAAATGTCAACTATGACTCTGTCATCGTAGATCTCAAAAAGGCAGCTTCCCTGCTTCCTTATTTTGGCACCTATAAAAAGGAAGATTTTGGCCATGCGCATAAAACAGCCGCATTCGCCTACCTCGCCAAAACCTATCTTTTCAAAAAGGATTATGCCAATGCAGAGAGATTTGCTGACTCTGTGATCCTCAGCGGCAAACACCGTTTATTGGACAACTTCAGCGACGTCTTTACTGTTGCCAACAACTGGACCGATGAATACATCTGGTCCGCATACAGCACCGCTGCCGGTGCTGGTGGCTGGGGCAGCATCCTGCCAGGTGTAATGCTGGAAAATACCGGCTGGGGTAAATACAATGGCTGGGGATATTATACTCCTACCAAAGAATTGTATGATGAATATGAAACAGGTGACTTACGCCGGGAAGCGACTATCCTGAAACCAGGCGATGAATTCAAATATTTTGGCGAGATGAGGACCTACAAGTCTAACAACAGTCTGTCTGGCTACCAGTTCCGTAAATATATGGAACCATTTGGCTACTCCAATCCGATTGGTACCTATCTGAGCCCCAGCGGCGACCATCCTACCACGGCACTGAATCCACCGCTGATGCGTTATGCAGAAGTATTGCTGATCAAAGCAGAAGCAGCATTAATGCAGGGTAAAAATGCAGACAACGAGATCAATGCCATCCGTAAACGTGCTGGTTTGAAACCAGTTACCAATGCAACGATGGTAAACCTGAAACACGAAAGAAGGTGTGAGCTGGCCGGCGAATGGGCCGACCGTCACCGCGACCTCGTAAGATGGGGCGATGCCCAGGCAGCCTATGCCAAACCGCTGCACGGTGTAACCGGTGCGGAAGTATGGCCTGCCCGTGATTTCAATCCGAAGAAACACCATGTATGGCCCGTTCCGCAGCGCGTGATTGACGCCAGCGGCGGATTGTACAAACAAAGCTGGTAAACGTCCGGTATACTACAGTAAAGCATCACGAATGACGATAAAACATGCTGTTTGATACTGTATGTTTTGTCGTCATTCTTTTTTTATTATTATATTATCGTATCATGAAAAAACTGGTTCCCGTATTGTCTGGTATACTCCTGACAGTACAAGTGCAGGCACAAAGCCGGCAGTATACGACTGCGCAGGCGCATTCTCATAACGACTACGAACGCAGCACGCCTTTTTATGCGGCAGCGGCGCTCCGCTTCGGCTCTATTGAGGCAGACATACACCTGAAAGACAGCATACTCTATGTGGCCCACGACAGCAAAGACATACAGCCATTCCGTACCTTTAAGGAACTATATATATTACCGGTAGTCAGACAATTTGCCCTGAATAACGGTAAAGTATACACGGATGGTACGCCCTTGCAATTACTGGTAGATATTAAAACCGAAGGAAAGCCTACCCTGCAGGCTTTACAGGCCCTCCTGCAACCCTACCGCCAGTACTTTGACCGCAGTGTTAATCCCAATGCCGTGCGCATTGTGTTATCCGGCAATATACCTGCCACCGCTGACTGGCTGCAGTATGATCCGCTTTTCTTTTTTGATGGCAGACCCGACAGCGTATATCCGGCAGCGTTAAAATCACGCGTAGCCATGGTGAGTACCGACTTCCACCGGTTCAGCCAATGGAACGGTAAAGGTACCCTCCTGCCCGCAGAGCAAACGAAAGTAGCCGCTGTTGTTCAAAAGGCACATGAACAAGGCTTTCTTTTCCGGTTCTGGGGCGCTCCTTCTTCCAGAAGCTGTTATTACAAACTGATGGACCTGGGTGTGGATGTTATTGGCACCGATCATCCGGAAGAGCTCTATGATGTCATCCATCATACTAATAAAACCACGGCACGACAACTGCCTGTACATGAAGTATATACGCCAACGTATGTAGCAGATGCCACGCAGGTAAAGTCGAAAAACGTGATCCTGATGATAGGAGACGGCACCGGGCTGGCACAGATGTTTGCCGGTTATACCGCCAACAAAGGGGATCTGAATATTTTCCGTATGAGACAACTGGGATTATCCAAAACCCAGTCTTCTGATAACTACCATACTGATTCCGCTGCAGGTGGTTCTGCCATGGGCACCGGTACTAAAACCAATAACCGGGAAATCGGGATGGACAACACCTATGTATCCGTACCAGTATTGCCGGAATTGCTGGCTGCCAAAGGTATTCCCAGCGGTGTGATTGTAACGGAAGAAATTACCGGCGCTACACC
Coding sequences within:
- a CDS encoding RagB/SusD family nutrient uptake outer membrane protein, encoding MRKIINTLALIATVAATSSCNKKLDVIQEGTPTVADFWQTEKSIVKGLNAAYQPFDDENFYGRGCFWFIDACDDMIVGRGKPEAEYIKNFDRSFIGGSYTEGQWDLRYNVIKRANDILRYAPAIPMSTENRNRYMGEAYFLSGLMYYQLAYNYGDENAGVPIVDKYNPTPGVTLPRAQNVNVNYDSVIVDLKKAASLLPYFGTYKKEDFGHAHKTAAFAYLAKTYLFKKDYANAERFADSVILSGKHRLLDNFSDVFTVANNWTDEYIWSAYSTAAGAGGWGSILPGVMLENTGWGKYNGWGYYTPTKELYDEYETGDLRREATILKPGDEFKYFGEMRTYKSNNSLSGYQFRKYMEPFGYSNPIGTYLSPSGDHPTTALNPPLMRYAEVLLIKAEAALMQGKNADNEINAIRKRAGLKPVTNATMVNLKHERRCELAGEWADRHRDLVRWGDAQAAYAKPLHGVTGAEVWPARDFNPKKHHVWPVPQRVIDASGGLYKQSW
- a CDS encoding alkaline phosphatase — its product is MKKLVPVLSGILLTVQVQAQSRQYTTAQAHSHNDYERSTPFYAAAALRFGSIEADIHLKDSILYVAHDSKDIQPFRTFKELYILPVVRQFALNNGKVYTDGTPLQLLVDIKTEGKPTLQALQALLQPYRQYFDRSVNPNAVRIVLSGNIPATADWLQYDPLFFFDGRPDSVYPAALKSRVAMVSTDFHRFSQWNGKGTLLPAEQTKVAAVVQKAHEQGFLFRFWGAPSSRSCYYKLMDLGVDVIGTDHPEELYDVIHHTNKTTARQLPVHEVYTPTYVADATQVKSKNVILMIGDGTGLAQMFAGYTANKGDLNIFRMRQLGLSKTQSSDNYHTDSAAGGSAMGTGTKTNNREIGMDNTYVSVPVLPELLAAKGIPSGVIVTEEITGATPASFYGHTADRDNTATLASQLLNSPLQLAVGGGKEELEQDLGARLQQAGVQFYDNLDSWNTAVKNRTLVILSNKAVGSMREGRGNYLKQALKKALQQLSASGKGFFLMVEGSRIDHGGHFNDLDYLVREMLDFDDAVGTALRFADENKQTTVIVTADHETGGLALMDGDIATGQLRGHFATNDHTGIPVMVFAYGPNSGLFRGVYENNEIFKKMQRCFGL